One Phaseolus vulgaris cultivar G19833 chromosome 4, P. vulgaris v2.0, whole genome shotgun sequence DNA window includes the following coding sequences:
- the LOC137837142 gene encoding glucose-6-phosphate 1-dehydrogenase 6, cytoplasmic-like isoform X1, with translation MSSSEWHVERRQSSNESPLSRDLENAPETGSLSIVVLGASGDLAKKKTFPALFHLYVQGFLPPNEVCIFGYARTKITDNDLRNRLRGYLVPGKDSSLEQLEEVSKFLNLIKYVSGSYDSKDGFCNLDKEISEHESLKSSAQGPSRRLFYLALPPTVYPSVCKMIKTYCMNKSDLGGWTRIVVEKPFGKDLESAEQLSTEIGELFEEPQIYRIDHYLGKELVQNMLVLRFANRLFMPQWNRDNIANVQIVFREDFGTEGRGGYFDQYGIIRDIIQNHLLQVFCLVAMEKPVSLKPEHIRDEKVKVLESVLPIKDDEVVLGQYEGYRDDDTVPDHSNTPTFASVILRVHNERWEGVPFILKAGKALNARKADIRVQFKDVPGDIFKCQKQGRNEFVIRLQPSEAMYMKLTVKKPGLEMETIQSELDLSYRQRYQGATIPEAYERLILDTIRGDQQHFVRRDELKASWEIFTPLLHRIDKGEFKSIPYKPGTRGPAEADKVLLEKAGYVQTHGYIWIPPTL, from the exons ATGTCGTCAAGTGAATGGCATGTTGAAAGAAGGCAAAGTTCAAATGAATCCCCTTTATCAAGGGATTTGGAAAATGCGCCTGAGACTGGGTCACTCTCCATTGTTGTACTTGGTGCTTCTGGTGATCTTGCCAAGAAAAAGACGTTTCCCGCACTTTTCCACCTATATGTGCAG GGATTCCTACCACCAAATGAGGTTTGTATTTTTGGCTATGCTAGGACAAAAATCACTGATAACGATTTGAGAAACCGTTTACGTgg CTATCTTGTTCCTGGCAAAGATTCCTCCCTTGAGCAGTTGGAGGAAGTATCAAAGTTCTTGAATCTG ATCAAATATGTAAGCGGCTCTTATGATTCTAAGGATGGTTTCTGTAATTTGGATAAAGAGATTTCAGAGCATGAATCTTTGAAAAGTAGCGCTCAGGGTCCTTCTCGAAGGCTTTTCTATCTTGCCCTTCCTCCTACAGTATATCCATCAGTTTGCAAGATGATAAAGACTTATTGCATGAACAAAT CTGATCTTGGTGGGTGGACTCGTATTGTTGTTGAGAAGCCTTTTGGTAAGGATCTAGAATCTGCAGAGCAACTCAGTACAGAGATTGGAGAGTTGTTTGAAGAACCCCAGATTTATCGTATTGATCACTACTTAGGAAAGGAACTAGTGCAGAATATG TTAGTACTTCGCTTTGCAAACCGATTATTCATGCCGCAATGGAACCGTGACAACATTGCTAATGTGCAG ATCGTTTTCAGAGAAGATTTTGGAACTGAAGGCCGAGGTGGATATTTTGACCAATACGG AATTATTCGAGATATAATTCAAAATCATCTACTGCAG GTTTTTTGCTTGGTTGCTATGGAAAAACCAGTTTCTCTCAAGCCCGAACACATTCGGGATGAGAAAGTGAAG GTTCTTGAATCAGTACTGCCTATTAAAGATGATGAGGTTGTTCTTGGACAATATGAAGGCTATAGAGATGATGACACTGTACCTGACCATTCAAATACTCCTACTTTTGCAAGTGTTATTCTGAGAGTACACAATGAGAGATGGGAGG GTGTTCCATTTATACTAAAGGCTGGGAAGGCCTTAAATGCAAGAAAGGCAGATATAAGAGTTCAATTCAAGGATGTTCCTGGTGATATTTTCAAGT GTCAAAAGCAGGGGAGAAATGAGTTTGTTATACGCCTGCAACCTTCAGAAGCTATGTACATGAAGCTTACA GTCAAGAAACCTGGACTGGAGATGGAAACAATTCAAAGTGAACTAGATTTATCATATAGGCAACGTTATCAAGGAGCAACCATTCCAGAGGCTTATGAACGTCTAATTCTTGACAC AATTAGAGGTGACCAGCAACACTTTGTTCGCAGAGATGAGTTGAAG GCGTCGTGGGAGATCTTCACCCCTCTTTTGCACCGGATAGATAAAGGGGAGTTCAAGTCAATCCCTTATAAACCTGGAACAAGAGGTCCTGCTGAAGCAGATAAAGTATTGCTGGAAAAAGCTGGTTATGTTCAAACACACGGTTATATATGGATCCCTCCTACGTTGTAG
- the LOC137837142 gene encoding glucose-6-phosphate 1-dehydrogenase 6, cytoplasmic-like isoform X2 gives MSSSEWHVERRQSSNESPLSRDLENAPETGSLSIVVLGASGDLAKKKTFPALFHLYVQGFLPPNEVCIFGYARTKITDNDLRNRLRGYLVPGKDSSLEQLEEVSKFLNLIKYVSGSYDSKDGFCNLDKEISEHESLKSSAQGPSRRLFYLALPPTVYPSVCKMIKTYCMNKSDLGGWTRIVVEKPFGKDLESAEQLSTEIGELFEEPQIYRIDHYLGKELVQNMLVLRFANRLFMPQWNRDNIANVQIVFREDFGTEGRGGYFDQYGIIRDIIQNHLLQVLESVLPIKDDEVVLGQYEGYRDDDTVPDHSNTPTFASVILRVHNERWEGVPFILKAGKALNARKADIRVQFKDVPGDIFKCQKQGRNEFVIRLQPSEAMYMKLTVKKPGLEMETIQSELDLSYRQRYQGATIPEAYERLILDTIRGDQQHFVRRDELKASWEIFTPLLHRIDKGEFKSIPYKPGTRGPAEADKVLLEKAGYVQTHGYIWIPPTL, from the exons ATGTCGTCAAGTGAATGGCATGTTGAAAGAAGGCAAAGTTCAAATGAATCCCCTTTATCAAGGGATTTGGAAAATGCGCCTGAGACTGGGTCACTCTCCATTGTTGTACTTGGTGCTTCTGGTGATCTTGCCAAGAAAAAGACGTTTCCCGCACTTTTCCACCTATATGTGCAG GGATTCCTACCACCAAATGAGGTTTGTATTTTTGGCTATGCTAGGACAAAAATCACTGATAACGATTTGAGAAACCGTTTACGTgg CTATCTTGTTCCTGGCAAAGATTCCTCCCTTGAGCAGTTGGAGGAAGTATCAAAGTTCTTGAATCTG ATCAAATATGTAAGCGGCTCTTATGATTCTAAGGATGGTTTCTGTAATTTGGATAAAGAGATTTCAGAGCATGAATCTTTGAAAAGTAGCGCTCAGGGTCCTTCTCGAAGGCTTTTCTATCTTGCCCTTCCTCCTACAGTATATCCATCAGTTTGCAAGATGATAAAGACTTATTGCATGAACAAAT CTGATCTTGGTGGGTGGACTCGTATTGTTGTTGAGAAGCCTTTTGGTAAGGATCTAGAATCTGCAGAGCAACTCAGTACAGAGATTGGAGAGTTGTTTGAAGAACCCCAGATTTATCGTATTGATCACTACTTAGGAAAGGAACTAGTGCAGAATATG TTAGTACTTCGCTTTGCAAACCGATTATTCATGCCGCAATGGAACCGTGACAACATTGCTAATGTGCAG ATCGTTTTCAGAGAAGATTTTGGAACTGAAGGCCGAGGTGGATATTTTGACCAATACGG AATTATTCGAGATATAATTCAAAATCATCTACTGCAG GTTCTTGAATCAGTACTGCCTATTAAAGATGATGAGGTTGTTCTTGGACAATATGAAGGCTATAGAGATGATGACACTGTACCTGACCATTCAAATACTCCTACTTTTGCAAGTGTTATTCTGAGAGTACACAATGAGAGATGGGAGG GTGTTCCATTTATACTAAAGGCTGGGAAGGCCTTAAATGCAAGAAAGGCAGATATAAGAGTTCAATTCAAGGATGTTCCTGGTGATATTTTCAAGT GTCAAAAGCAGGGGAGAAATGAGTTTGTTATACGCCTGCAACCTTCAGAAGCTATGTACATGAAGCTTACA GTCAAGAAACCTGGACTGGAGATGGAAACAATTCAAAGTGAACTAGATTTATCATATAGGCAACGTTATCAAGGAGCAACCATTCCAGAGGCTTATGAACGTCTAATTCTTGACAC AATTAGAGGTGACCAGCAACACTTTGTTCGCAGAGATGAGTTGAAG GCGTCGTGGGAGATCTTCACCCCTCTTTTGCACCGGATAGATAAAGGGGAGTTCAAGTCAATCCCTTATAAACCTGGAACAAGAGGTCCTGCTGAAGCAGATAAAGTATTGCTGGAAAAAGCTGGTTATGTTCAAACACACGGTTATATATGGATCCCTCCTACGTTGTAG